The genomic window CTTCTGGTACGCCAGCGTCGGCGGGATCAGGTCGTGCTGGTTGACCGGCGCGGCGGCCGGGCCCTGCGGGTGCTTGCCGCCCACCGTGACGGTCGGGCCGCTCACCGCGTCGGCGTCGTTCTGCAGGCACTTGAACGCGTACGAGCCGCTGCCCAGGTCGACGGTCATCGGCCGGGTCGTCCCCGGCGCCAGACCCTCCACCTCGCCGTAGATCTTGCCGGTACGCGGGTCGGTGAGGTCGACCTCCGAGGCGGTGCTCGACGCGTTGTGCAGGTCGAAGACCTGCGTTCCGGGCTGCGGCCGGCTCCAGCCCCGTCCGCAGGTCCCGGTCGAGACCTCGATCGCGGTGTGCCGCAGCCCGTCGGCCGGGCCCTTGGCCGCGCCCTTGGCGTCGGTCCGGGTGCTCCCGTCGCCCGCCCCGGCGACCACCACGGTGGCGGTGATCGCGCAGGCGACCACGAGTACGGCGGCCGCCGCCTGCCACCTGCGGGTGAAGCGCGTCCGGGGGGACGAGGGCGGGTGCGGCGTTATGCCGTCAGGTTCGGCGGACACACCGGACCTCCAGTTCCGTGCGGTGGATCGGGGGTGCGGCTCATGCTAAGCACCGTATGGCGCGGCCATGCGGTTGGCAGTGGGGTGGGAATCCACAATTCCGCGCCAGTTCACCACGCGGTCATCTAAGGGCACCCTTACCGGCCCCTGGGCGCCCGCCTCCCGCGACGGCCGCGCACCGCCGCACCCCTGCGCGCTCAGCCGTGGACGGGCGGGACCGTGAACGCGACAGGGGAGCATGGCTGCACGGGCGCGACCGGTCACCACGGCGCCACCGAGCGGCCCGGAGGGGGTCAGCAGGTCAGCAGCCCCGCGTTCTGCTTGGCCGTCAGCACCCGCCGCAGGCTGTCGGACACCGAGCTGCGCAGCGCGGCGTCCTGCGGCATCCGGCTGAGCACCGCCGCGGTCATCGGCGCGATGTCGCTCGGTTTGACGGTGAGCAGCAGGTTGCCGCCCGCCTTGAAGAAGTCCACCGCCCGCTGCGCTGGCGTGTGGTCGCTCACGGCGACGGCCGCGCCGAGGTCGTCGGAGATGACCGCGCCCTTGAAGCCGAGCGAGCCGCGCAGCAGGTCGCGGATCACCGTGGAGGAGAAGGCCGCCTGGGTGTTCGGGTCGATCCGGGAGTAGATCGCGGAGGACACCATCACGAACGGCGTGCCGGCCTTGACTGCGCTGCGGAACGGCTCGAGGAACGCGTCGGTGCGGGTGGTCGTGGAGTCCGTGACGCCGAGGCTGAAGTCGGTGTTGCCGGTCACCCGGCCGAGGCCCGGGAAGTGCTTGGCGGTGGTGATGACACCCGCCTGGAGCATGCCGCGCAGGAAGGCGGTGCTGTGGGTGGCCACCGTCGACGGGTTGGTGCCGTATTCGCGCTGCAGCTTGCCGATCGGCGCGTTGACGTTGACCAGGTTCGGCGGCACGGTGTCGGCGACCGGCGCGAGATTCATCGTCACCCCGGCGGCCCGCAGCTGCTGGCCCCAGGTCCTCGCGTCCTTCTGCAGGGTGGGGGCCGGCAGCCGCCCCTGCCGCAGTGCGGCCGGGATGGTGCTGAAGCCGTGGCCGCCGAGCACCTGGACCTGGCCGCCCTCCTGGTCGGTGGAGATCAGCATCCTGACGGTGGCTCCCTTCACCGACGGCGCCAGCTTCCTGACGGTGTCGGTGACCTTCTTGATCCCTGCCGTGCCGGCGGTCGTGTGGCCCATCAGGAACACCGAGCCGACCCGGCCGCCGGTGATCGCGGCGGCCTGGGAACCGGTCATCCCCGAGGTGCTCACCGCGCTCATGAACAGCTGGCCGACCTGCTCCGCCTGGCTCATGCCGGCGACCGCCCGGTTCACGCAGCTGGCGGGCTTCACGGTGGTCGCCGGGGGCGGCACGGCGGTGGTGTGCGAGGCGGAGGGGGAGCCCGACATCGTGGTGCCGCTCGGGCTGCCGGGCGTGGTGGTGGCGGGGGAGGAGCCGGGGGCGGTCGCCGAGGAGGTGCTGCCGGAGGAGTTTGAGTCGCCGTCGCCGCACGCGGTCAGCCCCGTGGTGGCAGCGGCCAGCAGGCCGAGCACGAGCCCGGCGCCGCGGACACCGCCGAAGGCGCCGGCCAGCAGGCCCCCGGGCGATCCGGCGCGGGTCGGCGCGCGACGCGGTCGCGGGGCAGCGGGGGAACGGGTCGGCTGGCGCACGGCGGGACCTCACACCTCATCGGTCGTCCGGAAGGGCCGGAATCAGCGGTTGCGTCTCCCTTTCTTCCTGCCACCCGAGACACCAGTCATCTCATGTGAAGAAAAGAAACCCTCGTGAGTGGATCAGGATGCCCCCTGTCGGCCCTGTCGCGCATCTTACGAGTCCGGCCGGTCGCGACCCGCCCGGGTCGCACGCACTGCCGTACGCACGGTGCTTGACGGTGCGCAAGGCCCGGGGCGAGCATGTGGGAGCGCTCCCACAAGCGGGTGGACGATGGCCGGCCGCCCGCCTGCGGGCGCGCTCCCCCCACCACGACCATCGCCCTCCCAGGAGGACGCGTGCCCATATCCGGAACACCGCCCGTGCGCGCGATGCGCCGCGTCCGGGCCGCGGCGGTCACCGCCGTCGCCGCCCTGCTACCGCTGGTGCTGGCAGCCACCGCGGGCGCGCCCGCGGCCCGCGCCGCGTCCGCCGCCCCCGCCGCGGCCGGCGGCTACAACTACGCCGAGGCCCTCCAGGACTCGATGCTCTTCTACGAGTCGCAGCGCTCCGGCAAGCTGCCCGCCGACAACCGCGTCTCCTGGCGCGGAGACTCCGACCTCACCGACGGCGCTGACGCCGGCATCGACCTGACCGGCGGCTACCACGACGCCGGCGACGAGGTGAAGTTCGGCTTCCCGATGGCGTTCTCGATGACGATGCTCGGCTGGGGCGGCATCGACGAGGCGGCCGGCTACAGCAAGAGCGGCCAGAACACCTTCCTGCTGCGCAATCTGCGCTGGGGCGACGACTGGCTGCTCAAGGCGCACCCCTCGGCCAACGTGCTCTACGGGCAGGTGGGCGACGGCGGCAGCGACCACTCCTTCTGGGGCCCGCCCGAGGTCAACCCGGAGCCCCGGCCCTCCTTCAAGATCGACGCCTCCTGCCCCGGCTCCGACCTCGCGGGCGAGTCGGCCGCGGCGCTCGCCTCCTCCTCCATGGTCTTCAAGTCGACCGACCCGACCTACGCCGCGACGCTGCTGACCAACGCCAAGCAGCTCTACACCTTCGCCGACACCTACCGCGGCACCTACGACAAGTGCGTGACCGCCGCCCAGGGTTACTACAACTCGTGGAGCGGCTACTGGGACGAGCTGGTCTGGGGCGCGCTGTGGCTCTACCGCGCCACCGGCGACAGCACGTATCTGACGAAGGCGGAGACGTACTACGCCCAGCTGCCGAAGATGAACCAGACCACCACCCCCGAGTACAACTGGACGCTGGCCTGGGACGACAAGTCCTACGGGGACTACGTGCTGCTCGCCGAACTCACCGGCAAGCAGACCTACGTCGACGACGCCGAGCGCTGGCTCGACTGGTGGACCACCGGCGTCAACGGCCAGAAGGTGGCCTACTCACCCGGCGGCGAGGCCTTCCTCGACACCTGGGGCTCGCTCCGCTACTCCTCCAACACCGCCTACGCGGCACTGCAGTTCGCCGACTGGCTGAGCGCGCAGGGCAAGGACGCTGCCAAGGCGCAGACGTATCACGACTTCGGCGTCCGGCAGATCGACTACGTGCTCGGCGACAACCCGGCCAAGGAGAGCTACGAGATCGGCTTCACCAACTCCGGCAGGAACACCAAGTGGCCGCAGAATCCGCACAGCCGGGCCGCGCACGGCTCCTGGTCGCAGTCGATGACCGAACCCGCCGGGACCCGGCACCTCGACTACGGCCTGCTGGTCGGCGGTCCCGGCTCCGCTGACGACGGCTTCTCCGACGAGCGGTCCAACTACGGCGAGACCGAGGGGGCGTTGGACTACAACGCGGGCTTCTCCGGTGCCCTCGCCGCGCTCACCGACGAATACGGGGGCACCGCGCTGGCGAACTTCCCGCCGAAGGAAACCCCCGACGGGCCCGAGGAGTTCCTGCAGGCCGCGGTCAACGCGGCGGGCACGAACTTCTACGAGATCAAGGCGCAGGTCGTCAACAAGTCCGGCTGGCCGGCCCGCCACCTCACACACGGCAGCTTCCGCTACTACTTCACCCTCGACTCCGGCACCAGCCCCTCGCAGGTCACCGTGACCTCGGCGTACAACCAATGCCTGGCGCCAGGCGCGCCGACCCGGTTCTCCGGCAACGTCTACTACGTGACGATCAGTTGCGAGGGCCAGGACATCGCCCCTGCCGGGCAGTCGGCCTTCCACCGCGAGGTGCAGTTCCGGCTGACCTTCCCCGGGGCGCACGACCCCTCCGGCGACTGGTCCTACCAGGGGGTGTCCAAGGTGCCGGGGTCGACCCCCGTCACCGTCGACGACATGGTCCTCTACGACGGTTCCACCGCGGTGTGGGGCACCGCGCCCAGCGGCTCGGGCACCACCGACCCGCAGGCGACCCCGCCGGGCGCCCCGGGCACCCCCACCGCCTCGGCCGTCACCGGCACCTCGGTCACCCTGACGTGGCCGGCCGCCACCCCGGGCAGCCTGCCGCTGGCCGGCTACCAGGTCTACGCCGACCGGGGCGCCGGGCCGGTGCTCGTCGGGACCACCACCGGTACGAGCCTGGTGGTCAGCGGGCTGACCGCGGGCACGGCCTATGCCTTCACGGTGAAGGCAGCCGACACCGCGGGGAACCTGTCCGCGGCGTCCCCGGCGGTGTCGGTGACGACGACCACGACCACGACGCCGCCACCGACCGGCGGGGCGGCATGCACCGCCGTCTACCGGGTGACCAACTCCTGGTCGGGCGGCTTCCAGGCGGACGTCCTGGTCACCAACACCGGCAGCGCGGCACTCAACGGGTGGACGCTGACCTTCACTTTCGGCGGCGACCAGAAGATCGGCAGCGGCTGGAACGGCACGTTCACCCAGTCCGGCCAGAAGGTCACGGTGACCAGCCCCTCCTACGCCCCCCAACTACCCACCGGCGGCACGGTGGACCCCGGCTTCACCGCCACGTACACCACCAGCAACACCGCCCCGACAGCCTTCACCCTCAACGGCACCCGCTGCACCTAGCCCCCACCCCCCACGACGGCGGGAGGGCCGCAACGCCACAGCAAGTGGCACCCCCTGAGGGGCGCGAGGAACCGCGCTCGCCCCCCAAGGGCGGGAGTGAGGCCACCCGGGTCACCCGGGGGTGATGGAAGCGAGGCGACACGCCAGGTAGCGGCGTTCCGTCGCGGTCGGGGCCAGTGCGAGGGCCTCGCGGTAGGCGGACTCGGCCTCGCGGCGGCGGCCGAGCCGCCGCAGCAGGTCGGCCCGGGTGGCGGGCAGCAGGTGGTAGGACGCCAGCTCGCCGCCCGAGGCGATCGCGTCGACCAGCGCGAGCCCGGCCTCCGGGCCCTCGGCCATCGCGACGGCCACCGCCCGGTTCAGCTCCACCACGGGCCCCGGCGCCATCCGCGCCAACTCGCCGTAGAGCAGCGCGATCTGCGCCCAGTCCGTGGCCGCCGCGTCCACCGCTTCCGCGTGGCACGCGGCGACCGCCGCCTGCACCTGGTAGGGGCCGGGCCGCCGCTCGGCCAGCGCCGCCTCCAGGACGGCGGTGCCCTCGGCGATCTGCCGCCGGTCCCAGCGGGAGCGGTCCTGCTCGTCCAGCGGCACGAGATCGCCCGCCGCGTCGGTCCTGGCCGCGTACCGCGCGTCGTGCAGCAGCATCAGCGCCAGCAGCCCGGCCGCCTCGGGCTCGCCGGGCAGCAGCGCGGCAAGCAGCCGGGCGAGCCGGATCGCCTCCGCGGTGACCCTGCGCTGGTCAGGGCCCTCCGCCCCGGGCGCGTAACCGGCGTTGAAGAGCAGGTAGAGCACGGCGAGCACGGCCGCGGTGCGCTCGGGCAAAAGCTCGGGCGGCGGCACCCGGAAGGGGATGCCGGCGTTCTTGATCTTGTTCTTGGCCCGGGTCAGCCGCTGCGCCATCGTGCCCTCGGGCACCAGGAAGGCGCGGGCGATCTCCGCGGTGCTCAGCCCGGTCAGGGTGCGCAGCGTCAGGGCGACCTGCGCGGGCAGCGGCAGCGCGGGGTGGCAGCAGGTGAAGATCAGCCGCAGCCGGTCGTCGGGCACCGCGTCGTCCGGCGGCAGCTCGTCCGGTGGCGCGGGCCGCACCGGCTCGGGGGCGAGCCGGGCCGCCTCCCGGAGCTTCACGCTCTCGTTGGCCGCCCTGCGCAGCCGGTCGAGCGCCCGGTTGCGCGCCGTGGTGGTCAGCCAGGCACCGGGCCGGCGCGGCACTCCGTCGCGCGGCCAGCGCTCCAGCGCCCGCTCGAACGCGTCCTGCGCGCACTCCTCCGCCAGGCTCCAGTCGCCGGTCTGCCGGATCACCGCCGCGACGACCCGGCCCCACTCCTGGGACCAGGCCGTGGCGACAGCCTCCTTCACCGCGTCGCGCACGCCGGCCTCAGTCCGTCCAGAACGGCCGCACCTCGACCATGCCGAACTTCGCCACCGGGTGCTTGGCGGCGATCTCGACGGCCTCGTCCAGATCGGCGCAGTCGATGATGTCGAAACCGGCCATCTGCTCCTTGGTCTCGGCGTAGGGCCCGTCGGTGAGCAGCTGGGCGCCGTCCCTGACCCGTACGGTCGTGGCGTCCTCGGCGGGGCGGGTCCGGTTGCCGTCGAGCCTCACGCGCCTGCGGGTCATCTCCTCGACCCAGGGGGTCGCGTCCAGCTCCTCGGGCGTGGCGCCCGGGAAACCGTCGGCGGTCTCACTGCAGATCAGCAGCAGGTACTTCATGGCACATCTCCTCAGTCCGTTCCTCGCCGGGAGGATCTTTCCCGGTCACCCCTACGACGATCAGCTTCCGCCCGGATGTACACCCCGCAGCGGATCCGCCGGAATTTCTCCCGGCGTGCGCCGGCCGCCGGCCGTACCCCGCAGCCGCGGCGCCGCGACCTCGCCCGCCGCACCGCGGTCCCGGCGCCGCTACCTCGCCCACGGCCGGTGGGACCGGAGCTGCGTGCCGAGCGCGGCGGCGACGCCGGCCAGTACCGCGCCTGCCACCGGCAGCGGCAGCTCGCGGCCGGCGTGCACGACCAGCGCCGCGCCCGCCAGCGCGCCGAGGAACAGTGACCCCGCCGACAGCAGCCGGCTGCCCGCCTTGGCGTCGGTGCCCCCGGCCAGACGCCCCTCGGAGGCCATCGCGGTGAGCGTGCCGGTCATCACGGTGGTGGTCAGATCGGATACGCCGAGCCGCCGCACCACCGCGTTCTGCGCGCCCATGGCCAGGGCGAGGAGCACGATCAGCGTCATCCGCACCCCGCCGCGCGCCGGCAGGTCCGCGGTGGCGGCCAGCGCCCACGCCGCGGCGACCAGCGCCGTCTGCCCGACGGTGACGGCCAGCAGCAGCCGGCCGCGGCGCCCCGGCAGGGCGTGGGCGAGGCGTCCGCCGGCCACCGCCCCGACGAGGAACGCGGCCAGCGACATCACCGACGCCGGGACCGAGAATCCGCTCGCGCCGGCGAGCGAGAAGCCCATGAAGACCACGTTCCCGGTCATGTTGGCGACGAAGACCCGGCCGAGCACCAGGTAGCTGAAGGCGTCGACCAGCCCGGTCACCAGCGTCAGCGCCAGCAGCAGCGGCGGCAGCGGGCCGTGCGGGCCCGCCAGGTCGGGGACGAGTGTGTCGCGGGCTTCGCGGAGCGCGGGGTGCACGGCGGACGACCTCCGGTGGGCGTACCCGCGGGCGTACGGGACAGATGTACAGGCCGAGGGACGGCGGGACTGACGCACCATCGTGCCTGGCCCGGTGGGCCAGACGCGGCAGCCGCGCGAGGAACGCCGACCGATGTGAAACTGCGAGATGGAGGTGATCTTCGATGGCCGGATCGGCGGCCGGTCCCGCTGCGGGGGCCGGCGACACCATCACCACGGACGTACCCGCACGGCTCGACCGACTGCCGTGGTCGCGATGGCACTGGATGATCGTGATCGGGCTCGGCACGGTGTGGATCCTCGACGGTCTGGAAGTGACGACCGTCGGCAACATCGCCGGGCGGATCGCCGAGGACGGCAGCGGTCTTGCCGTGTCCGCCGCCCAGATCACCGGCATCGCCGCCGCGCTCTACGTGGCGGGCGCCTGTGCGGGCGCGCTGTTCTTCGGGTGGCTGACCGACCGCTTCGGCCGCAAGAAGCTCTTCATGATCACCCTCGCGGTGTATCTGAGCGCCACCGCGATGACCGCGCTGTCCTTCCAGCCGTGGTGGTTCTTCACCTTCCGCTTCCTGACCGGCTTCGGTATCGGCGGCGAGTACGCGGCCATCAACTCCGCCATCGACGAGCTGATCCCGTCCCGCTTCCGCGGCCGGGTCGACCTGATCATCAACGGGAGTTACTGGCTGGGCGCGATCGGCGGTTCGCTGCTGTCGATCGTGGCGCTGAACACCGGCATCTTTCCGCAGGACGTCGGCTGGCGGCTCACCTTCGCCCTCGGCGTGGTGCTCGGCCTGGTGATCATGCTGGTCCGCCGCCATGTGCCGGAGAGCCCGCGCTGGCAGTTCATCCACGGCCACGGCGACGAGGCGAAGGAACTCGTCGGCTCGGTGGAGAAGGAGATCGAGGAGCAGCGGCACGAGGAACTGCCCAGCCCGAAGACGAAGATCACCATCCACCAGCGGACCAGCATCGGCTTCGGGATCATCGCCAGGACGGTCTTCACCCGCTACCCCAGGCGCGCGGTGCTGAGCCTGGCGCTCTTCATCGGCCAGGCGTTCCTCTACAACGCCATCACCTTCGGCTTCGGCAACATCCTGACCACCTTCTTCGGCGTGTCGACCGGCAAGACCGGTTACTACTTCGCAGTGATCGCGGCAGGTAACTTCCTCGGCCCGCTGCTGCTGGGCAAGCTGTTCGACACGGTGGGCCGGCGGATCATGATCTCCTCCACCTACCTGCTGTCCGGCCTGCTGCTGTTCGGCACCGCGTGGCTGTTCGACCGCGGCTCGCTGAACGCCACGACGATGACGGCCTGCTGGTGTGCGGTGCTGTTCTTCGCGTCCGCCGGCGCGAGCAGCGCGTATCTGACCGTCTCGGAGATCTTCCCGATGGAGACCCGGGCGATGGCCATCGCGTTCTTCTACGCGATCGGCACCGCCGCGGGCGGTATCAGCGGCCCGCTGGTCTTCGCCGACCTGACCAAGTCGGGCGTGGTCGGCGACACCGTCACCGCCTTCGTCATCGGCGCCTCGCTGATGTGCGCGGCGGGTCTCGTCGCGGCCTTCCTGGCGATCAAGGCGGAGGGCAGGTCGCTGGAGGACATCGCCACCCCGCTGTCCCAGACCTCGGCCGGGGAGTCAGAAGCGGTCCCCAGCACCACCTGAGCTGGGCAGGCGGACGGGCCCGGGCCGGCGGCGCGATGCCGCCGGCCCGGCTTGTCGTGCGCGATCCCTTGTGGGCGCCCTGCGGGCGTGTTAGTTCCACGGCCATTCGAGCCCGTCGAATCAGTTCGACAGTCCGGCGGACGGACCGCCCCGCGGTCCGACGCCCGCGCGCTGGAGTCCGCGCACGGCATCGCCCCGCTGCCGCTGACCATCAACGAGTACCTCTTCTCCCAGCAGCAGAACTCCGCCTACACCGCCTGGTTCCTCGACCGGCTCTCCGCCTCCGGCGTCAGCGCCGCCGCCCACGCGATCTGGTCGGACTGCTGCGGTGCGGGAACCCTGGACTCGCTGCTCGTCGGCGGGCGGCGCACCGGCCAGTGGTGGGCCTACCAGGCCTACGCGCGGCTGAGCGGCCGGCTGCTGGCCACCACCACCGGCGGCGGTGTCGCCGTCGCCGCTGCCACCGACGCCTCCACCCACCAGGTGCTGGCGCTGCTCGGCAACAACTCGGGCCAGGGCGGCACCACCACCGTCACCGTACGGAATCTCTCCGCGGCCTCCTGGCTGGTGCACGGCGGCGCCGTGCACGCCACCGTCCAGCGGATCCCCGACCAGAGCCCGCCGGACTCGCCCGTCACCGTCTTCGACGCGGACGTCACGCCCGACGGCGGCACCCTGCACGTGCCGGTGACCCGCACCAGCGGCTCCGACGCCTACACCGTCACCCTCACCCCGGGCAACGGCAGCACCGGCCCGGTCGACCCGACCGTGGTGGTGGACGGCACCGACACCAGCACCGCGGACGTGGACCACTTCGGTTACGGAGCGAACCGGGGCGTCACCAGCGGCGTCAGCGACATGTACCAGCAGACCGCCAACTGGTCGTACACCGGCGGGGCCGTGGCGACCTTCACCTTCCGCGGCACCCGGATCGCCCTGCACGCGGTGCGCGACACCGACCAGGGCGTCATGTCGCTGTCCGTGGGACGGCGGCTCACCGGTCACCGTCGACAACTACGCGGCCGGCCGCAACGCCTCGGGCGTGGTGTGGACCAGCCCGCAACTGGCCGCGGGACCGCACACGCTGACCATCACCCACACCGGGCAGCGCAACGCCGCGAGCGGCGGCACGAACGTCGCCCTGGACCGGGCGGAGTCACACCGTCCTGACCCCCGCACGGGCGGACGGGCAGCCGGAGGGGGCGGCGGTCAGTCCTGGGTGAGCAGCCCGGAACGCAGCCGGGAGACGATCCGGCTGAGCAGCCGCGACACGTGCATCTGCGAGCAGCCCAGCTCCTCGCCGATCTGCGCCTGGGTCAGCTCCTGGCCGAACCGCAGCCGCAGCAGCAGCCGGTCGCGCTCCGGCAGCTTCTCGATCAGCGGTGCCAGGGTGTGGAAGTCCTCGAAGAGGTCGAGCGCGGGGTCGCATTCGCCGAAGGTCTCGCCGAGGGTGCGGCCCTCGCCGTCGGCGCCGCTGTCGGCGTCGCCGTAGGGGGTGTCGATGGAGCCCGCGGTGTAGCCGTTGGCGGCGACCAGGCCCTCGATGACCTCTTCCTGCGACAGGTCAAGATGCGCGGCCAGTTCGGCGACCGTCGGGTCGCGGTCCAGCCGCAGCGACAGCGTCTCCTTGGCCTTGCTGAGCTCCACCCGCAGCTCCTGCAGGCGCCGCGGCACGTGCACCGCCCAGCTGGTGTCACGGAAGAAGCGCTTCATCTCCCCGACGATGTACGGCACCGCGAAGGTGGTGAACTCCGTCTCGCGGGACAGGTCGAAGCGGTCGATCGCCTTGATCAGGCCGATCGTGCCGACCTGCACGATCTCCTCGTGGTCGGTGGCGGGCCGGTTGCGGTAGCGACCCGCCGCGAAGTGCACCAGCGACAGGTTCATCTCGATCAGCGTGTTGCGCGCGTAACTGTAGGCGGCGGTGCCCTCCTCCAGTTCCTGCAGACGGTCGAAGAACAGCCTCGACAGCGTCCGCGCGTCCTGCGGCGCCACGGCCGTCGCGTCGTCGATCAACGGCAGCCCGCCGGTAGCCGCTTCCGGTCCGCTCGGCCACCGTACGTCCTGCGTCGCCAGGGGCGCCGCGGTCGCCGACTTGTCCGTGCCTTCCGACTGCTCAACCATTGCGGTCACGTCATCGCCTCGCACTCATACGACTGGTGGGTCGACGCCTTCCCCGGTCCTGGAGACCTATGCCTCCTTGATACCGGCCAACTTTCCCGGCAGCCAGCGCAGCTGCTCGGCCTGCTGGTGCGGGCCGCCGCCCTCGTGGCCGTTGAAGTCGTAGACCTCGATCTGCTTGTCCTGGCCGGCATAGGCGTTGAAGGCGGCGAAGACGGTGGAGGGCGGGCAGGTCTGGTCCTCCAGGGCGGTGGAGAACAGCGCGGGCGCCCGGCCCCGGGCGGCGAAGTGCACCCCGTCGAAGTAGGCCAGGGTCTCCAGCACCCGCGCCTTGCGGTCGCGGTGCGCCGACAGATACGTGCCGACCTCGCGGTAGGGAAGGTTGTCGGTGAGGGTGACCGCCCGCGGGAAGTCGCACAGGAACGGCACGTCGGGGGCGATCGCCGCCAGGTCGGGCACCAGGCCGCCGACCGCGAGCGTGATGCCGCCGCCCTGGCTGACGCCCGCCGCCACCGTCCGTGACGCGTCGGCCAGCGGGTGCGAGCGGGCCGCCGCCACCGCGCGCACCGCGTCGGTGTAGACCCGGCGGTAGTAGAAGTCGTAAGGGTCGTCGACACCGCGGGTCAGGTAGCCGGAGACGGCCGGGCCGCTGCCGACCGGGTCGTCGGTGTCACCGGTCGACCAGGCGCTGCCCTGGCCGCGGGTGTCCATCACGAAGTGCGCGTAACCGGCAGACGCCCACAGCAGATGGGTGTGCGGCAGGCCGCGGCCGCCGCCGTAACCGATGAACTCCACCACCACCGGAAGCGGTTCCGTCGCGCCGGCGGGCACCGTGAACCAGCCCCTGACCGGGTGGCCGCCGTAGCCGGCGAAGGTCACGTCGTAGCTGTCCACGGTCGTCAGCCCGGTGGGCACCCGCTCGAAGCGGGCGTCGAGGTCGTACTGCCGCGCCTGGCCGAGGGTGTCGGTCCAGAACTGGTCGAAGTCCGCGGGCTCCACCGAACTGCTGCGACGGTCACGGAGCTGGTCGAGCGGCAGGTCGAAGAGAGCCATGCGGAGTCCTTCGCGGTCGGGCGGTGGTCGATCACTGACACCGTACGTCGTGCCGGGTCCCGCACAGAAACACCAGCTCAACCGGCTGGGCACCCCGCCGGCGCGGAACGGGACGGCCGGGCGGCTCCCGCGCAGGAGACGCCCGGCCGTCCATGGTGGTGTGCCGTGCGAAGAACGGGGGACGGCCGGCGCTCAGCGCTTGCCGTCGCCGTTGCCGGCAGGCCGGCCTCGGCCCGGGTCGGTCGTGCAGCCGCCCTTGCGGCAGTTCACGTCGGGGCAGGACATGGTGGTCACCTCTTCTCTGCGAGGTTGGTTTCTCTGCGAGGTCGTCGCTGCGACCGCGAGGCCGCCGGACACACGGTGAGGTCGGCGGGCACGCAGTCGAACAGCAGCTTGTCGACCCGCCTGCCGTGCCACAGGGCGGCCTGGCGCAACCGCCCGGCAGTCCGGAAACCGGCGGTGAGATAGGCGTTGACCGCGGCCGAGTGAGGTGCGGGCACCTCCAGCCACACCGAGCTCAGCGAGGCGATCGTGAACGCCCACTCGAGGGTCAGTGCGGTGGCCTCGGCGGCGAATCCCCGGCCGCGCTGCTCCGGGGCGATCACCAGGGTGAATTCGGCGCTGTTGACGGACTGGTCGACACTGAGTGCGGTACTGCCCACCGGGGTCCCGCCCGGCGCGGTGATCACTTCGAAGAGCTGGTAGTGAGCCGACGTGTGGCTGGTGCGGAAACGCGCGCGGAAGACCTCCCAGGACACCGGCCAGCGGGCACCGAAGC from Streptomyces sp. NBC_01198 includes these protein-coding regions:
- a CDS encoding glycoside hydrolase family 3 N-terminal domain-containing protein; this translates as MRQPTRSPAAPRPRRAPTRAGSPGGLLAGAFGGVRGAGLVLGLLAAATTGLTACGDGDSNSSGSTSSATAPGSSPATTTPGSPSGTTMSGSPSASHTTAVPPPATTVKPASCVNRAVAGMSQAEQVGQLFMSAVSTSGMTGSQAAAITGGRVGSVFLMGHTTAGTAGIKKVTDTVRKLAPSVKGATVRMLISTDQEGGQVQVLGGHGFSTIPAALRQGRLPAPTLQKDARTWGQQLRAAGVTMNLAPVADTVPPNLVNVNAPIGKLQREYGTNPSTVATHSTAFLRGMLQAGVITTAKHFPGLGRVTGNTDFSLGVTDSTTTRTDAFLEPFRSAVKAGTPFVMVSSAIYSRIDPNTQAAFSSTVIRDLLRGSLGFKGAVISDDLGAAVAVSDHTPAQRAVDFFKAGGNLLLTVKPSDIAPMTAAVLSRMPQDAALRSSVSDSLRRVLTAKQNAGLLTC
- a CDS encoding RNA polymerase sigma factor; this encodes MRDAVKEAVATAWSQEWGRVVAAVIRQTGDWSLAEECAQDAFERALERWPRDGVPRRPGAWLTTTARNRALDRLRRAANESVKLREAARLAPEPVRPAPPDELPPDDAVPDDRLRLIFTCCHPALPLPAQVALTLRTLTGLSTAEIARAFLVPEGTMAQRLTRAKNKIKNAGIPFRVPPPELLPERTAAVLAVLYLLFNAGYAPGAEGPDQRRVTAEAIRLARLLAALLPGEPEAAGLLALMLLHDARYAARTDAAGDLVPLDEQDRSRWDRRQIAEGTAVLEAALAERRPGPYQVQAAVAACHAEAVDAAATDWAQIALLYGELARMAPGPVVELNRAVAVAMAEGPEAGLALVDAIASGGELASYHLLPATRADLLRRLGRRREAESAYREALALAPTATERRYLACRLASITPG
- a CDS encoding glycoside hydrolase family 9 protein; the protein is MPISGTPPVRAMRRVRAAAVTAVAALLPLVLAATAGAPAARAASAAPAAAGGYNYAEALQDSMLFYESQRSGKLPADNRVSWRGDSDLTDGADAGIDLTGGYHDAGDEVKFGFPMAFSMTMLGWGGIDEAAGYSKSGQNTFLLRNLRWGDDWLLKAHPSANVLYGQVGDGGSDHSFWGPPEVNPEPRPSFKIDASCPGSDLAGESAAALASSSMVFKSTDPTYAATLLTNAKQLYTFADTYRGTYDKCVTAAQGYYNSWSGYWDELVWGALWLYRATGDSTYLTKAETYYAQLPKMNQTTTPEYNWTLAWDDKSYGDYVLLAELTGKQTYVDDAERWLDWWTTGVNGQKVAYSPGGEAFLDTWGSLRYSSNTAYAALQFADWLSAQGKDAAKAQTYHDFGVRQIDYVLGDNPAKESYEIGFTNSGRNTKWPQNPHSRAAHGSWSQSMTEPAGTRHLDYGLLVGGPGSADDGFSDERSNYGETEGALDYNAGFSGALAALTDEYGGTALANFPPKETPDGPEEFLQAAVNAAGTNFYEIKAQVVNKSGWPARHLTHGSFRYYFTLDSGTSPSQVTVTSAYNQCLAPGAPTRFSGNVYYVTISCEGQDIAPAGQSAFHREVQFRLTFPGAHDPSGDWSYQGVSKVPGSTPVTVDDMVLYDGSTAVWGTAPSGSGTTDPQATPPGAPGTPTASAVTGTSVTLTWPAATPGSLPLAGYQVYADRGAGPVLVGTTTGTSLVVSGLTAGTAYAFTVKAADTAGNLSAASPAVSVTTTTTTTPPPTGGAACTAVYRVTNSWSGGFQADVLVTNTGSAALNGWTLTFTFGGDQKIGSGWNGTFTQSGQKVTVTSPSYAPQLPTGGTVDPGFTATYTTSNTAPTAFTLNGTRCT
- a CDS encoding YciI family protein → MKYLLLICSETADGFPGATPEELDATPWVEEMTRRRVRLDGNRTRPAEDATTVRVRDGAQLLTDGPYAETKEQMAGFDIIDCADLDEAVEIAAKHPVAKFGMVEVRPFWTD
- a CDS encoding YoaK family protein, producing the protein MHPALREARDTLVPDLAGPHGPLPPLLLALTLVTGLVDAFSYLVLGRVFVANMTGNVVFMGFSLAGASGFSVPASVMSLAAFLVGAVAGGRLAHALPGRRGRLLLAVTVGQTALVAAAWALAATADLPARGGVRMTLIVLLALAMGAQNAVVRRLGVSDLTTTVMTGTLTAMASEGRLAGGTDAKAGSRLLSAGSLFLGALAGAALVVHAGRELPLPVAGAVLAGVAAALGTQLRSHRPWAR